The proteins below come from a single Halothiobacillus neapolitanus c2 genomic window:
- a CDS encoding response regulator — MTDTIHDSAISPNAPRILVVDDDPGIQTLLGRYLREQGFDVRVVGSGAEMDIALAADPRVDLLVLDIMLPGEDGLSIARRLDPKTRPPVIMLSARGEDIDRIVGLEIGADDYVPKPFNPRELLARIRAVLRRQRMEPDARGKQDERIRVGDFAIDPQTRQAFLSDGALDLTHGEWQLLQFFMERPNRVINRDQIMDYLKGYERSAFDRSIDVRITRLRRKIETNPTEPRYLVTIWGEGYLFAPSGRSPRSPDASTAVVGERT; from the coding sequence ATGACAGACACTATCCACGATTCGGCCATTTCGCCCAATGCGCCGCGCATTTTGGTGGTCGATGACGATCCCGGCATTCAGACGTTGCTCGGTCGGTATCTGCGTGAGCAGGGTTTCGACGTGCGTGTGGTGGGCAGTGGCGCTGAAATGGATATCGCGCTGGCTGCGGACCCGCGCGTAGATTTGCTTGTGCTGGATATCATGTTGCCCGGTGAAGATGGCCTGAGCATTGCCCGCCGGCTTGACCCAAAAACGCGGCCACCTGTCATTATGCTCTCGGCGCGAGGTGAGGATATCGACCGGATCGTCGGCCTTGAAATTGGTGCGGATGATTACGTGCCCAAGCCTTTTAATCCGCGTGAGTTGCTGGCAAGAATTCGTGCTGTTTTGCGTCGACAGCGCATGGAGCCTGATGCACGTGGCAAACAAGATGAGCGTATCCGTGTGGGTGATTTCGCCATCGATCCGCAGACGCGCCAAGCGTTCCTTTCTGACGGGGCGCTGGATCTCACGCATGGTGAGTGGCAGTTGTTACAGTTCTTCATGGAGCGACCGAACCGAGTCATCAACCGTGACCAGATCATGGATTACCTCAAAGGGTACGAGCGTTCGGCGTTCGATCGCAGTATCGATGTGCGCATTACCCGTCTGCGGCGCAAAATAGAAACCAATCCCACGGAACCGCGTTATCTCGTGACAATCTGGGGTGAGGGATATCTGTTCGCGCCATCGGGTCGCAGTCCGCGTTCGCCGGACGCCTCAACGGCTGTGGTGGGCGAGCGGACGTGA
- a CDS encoding ATP-binding protein gives MIRKNRTPRVWSLFSTTALTLIASVSFILVFALSAVTWFAMVPMAKRSADDLAALIVLSAQTWVELPKDAQPLLAAELKDQHGIEIEEIQTLSRQHGTVLPYVRFLHDAVVRRLNACPPNTKDPATGECVYMGILPNNAGYWLELPMADDVLRFEFSPDRVGYRIPFTLGIILIGGIVLTLILALFLTRRLTRPVSQLAEQVSRGLPDAPLPLTGPQETRVLIDAVNRRSAEVARLLENRTVLLAGISHDLRTPLTRLSLGLALTQDDIEPALQAQMQADIEQMNRLIAEVLHIARGVSQDSSEPIPLYPWLTRFAAEWEQRDTGIALMVDEATKMLEIDVATDSLQRILDNLVENAHRYGRPPIILRSVQTEDAQILCVEDEGQGLTVAEIGRLREPFARKDEARSGVTGYGLGLSLAQALAQAQGWTLDLYAPGEHPYTPDGLMPKGLVACLRLPRAVAPVRPLSPRNI, from the coding sequence GTGATCCGAAAAAACCGCACGCCGCGTGTATGGAGTTTGTTCTCGACAACGGCGCTGACCCTAATAGCCAGCGTGAGCTTTATTCTCGTATTCGCCTTGAGCGCCGTAACCTGGTTTGCCATGGTGCCGATGGCCAAGCGTTCCGCCGATGATCTGGCGGCCTTGATCGTGCTCTCAGCGCAGACTTGGGTTGAGCTGCCCAAAGACGCCCAACCGCTTTTAGCCGCCGAGCTCAAGGATCAGCATGGCATTGAGATAGAAGAAATCCAGACACTGAGTCGGCAACATGGCACCGTATTGCCCTATGTGCGCTTTTTGCACGATGCGGTTGTTCGGCGCTTGAATGCGTGCCCGCCCAACACGAAAGACCCCGCAACGGGAGAGTGCGTGTACATGGGCATACTTCCCAATAATGCGGGTTATTGGTTGGAATTGCCGATGGCCGATGATGTTCTGCGCTTCGAGTTCTCACCGGATCGTGTGGGCTACCGCATTCCTTTTACGCTCGGCATCATCTTGATCGGCGGGATCGTGCTTACCCTTATTCTGGCGCTGTTTTTGACGCGTCGGCTCACGCGCCCGGTCAGCCAGCTTGCAGAGCAGGTCAGCCGAGGTTTGCCCGATGCGCCTCTCCCGTTGACCGGACCGCAGGAGACCCGAGTGCTCATTGATGCGGTTAATCGCCGATCTGCCGAAGTGGCGCGGCTACTAGAGAATAGAACCGTATTGCTGGCCGGGATCTCACATGATCTGCGCACACCGCTCACGCGTTTGAGCCTCGGTCTGGCGTTGACGCAAGACGATATCGAGCCGGCGCTGCAAGCCCAGATGCAGGCTGATATCGAACAGATGAATCGGTTGATCGCTGAGGTTTTGCACATTGCACGAGGAGTGAGTCAGGACAGCAGTGAGCCGATCCCGTTGTATCCGTGGTTGACACGATTTGCTGCCGAATGGGAACAAAGAGATACGGGAATTGCACTCATGGTGGACGAGGCTACCAAGATGTTAGAAATCGATGTTGCCACGGATAGCCTGCAACGGATTCTGGATAATCTGGTCGAAAATGCGCATCGTTATGGCCGCCCACCCATCATATTGCGTTCCGTGCAGACCGAGGATGCACAAATATTGTGCGTTGAGGACGAAGGGCAAGGATTGACCGTTGCGGAAATCGGTCGCCTGCGTGAGCCCTTCGCTCGCAAGGATGAGGCCCGATCCGGCGTAACCGGCTACGGATTGGGCCTGAGCTTGGCGCAGGCCTTGGCTCAAGCGCAGGGGTGGACGCTTGATTTGTACGCTCCGGGCGAGCACCCCTATACCCCTGATGGCCTCATGCCCAAAGGGTTGGTAGCATGTCTTCGCTTACCAAGAGCCGTCGCGCCTGTTCGTCCGCTTTCACCGAGAAACATATAA
- the glnA gene encoding glutamate--ammonia ligase, translating to MSVSHAMKMMEENGVKFVDFRFTDTRGKQQHVTYPAGRVDEDSFESGIMFDGSSIAGWKGINASDMILMPDAGSAVMDPFSEESTMILICDVIEPDTMQGYTRDPRSVAKRAEAYIQASGLADVAYFGPENEFFVFDDVRWGNEMSGSFVKIDSKEAAWNTGKEYEDGNMGHRPGVKGGYFPVPPVDSLHDLRQTMCLVLEDMGQTVEVHHHEVATAGQCEIGVAFNTLVKKADEVQNLKYVLHNVAHSYGKTLTFMPKPMFGDNGSGMHVHQSMAKDGKNLFSGDSYAGLSEMALYYIGGIIKHAHALNAFCNPSTNSYKRLVPHYEAPVKLAYSARNRSASIRIPFVSNPKARRIELRFPDSTANPYLAFAAMLMAGIDGIQNKIHPGEAASKNLYDLPPEEEKNIPEVAFSLDEALDALEKDREFLKRGDVFSDDLIDAYLELKRGEVQRLRMLPHPVEFEMYYSL from the coding sequence ATGTCTGTAAGTCATGCGATGAAAATGATGGAAGAAAACGGCGTCAAGTTCGTCGATTTCCGCTTTACCGATACCCGTGGCAAGCAACAGCACGTCACATACCCCGCCGGGCGCGTGGATGAAGACAGCTTTGAATCCGGCATCATGTTTGATGGTTCGTCCATCGCTGGCTGGAAGGGTATCAATGCCTCAGACATGATTCTGATGCCCGATGCCGGCTCTGCGGTCATGGACCCGTTCTCCGAAGAATCCACCATGATTCTGATCTGCGATGTCATCGAGCCGGACACCATGCAGGGTTATACCCGCGATCCGCGTTCCGTTGCCAAGCGCGCCGAAGCCTATATCCAGGCTTCCGGTCTGGCGGACGTTGCCTATTTCGGTCCGGAAAATGAATTTTTCGTGTTCGACGACGTGCGCTGGGGCAACGAAATGTCCGGCTCTTTCGTCAAGATCGACTCCAAAGAAGCCGCTTGGAATACCGGTAAAGAATATGAAGATGGCAACATGGGCCACCGTCCCGGCGTGAAAGGCGGTTATTTCCCCGTTCCGCCCGTCGACTCACTGCATGACTTGCGTCAAACCATGTGTCTCGTGCTTGAAGATATGGGCCAGACCGTTGAAGTGCACCACCACGAAGTGGCTACGGCCGGTCAGTGCGAAATCGGAGTGGCGTTCAACACACTCGTCAAGAAAGCCGATGAAGTCCAGAACCTCAAGTACGTACTGCACAACGTCGCGCACAGCTATGGCAAAACCCTGACCTTCATGCCCAAGCCCATGTTCGGCGACAACGGTTCCGGGATGCACGTGCATCAGTCCATGGCCAAAGACGGCAAGAACCTGTTCTCTGGCGACAGCTATGCCGGCCTTTCAGAAATGGCGCTGTATTACATTGGCGGTATCATCAAGCACGCGCATGCGCTCAACGCATTCTGCAACCCGTCGACCAACAGCTACAAGCGTCTGGTACCCCACTACGAAGCACCTGTGAAGCTCGCTTACTCCGCGCGTAACCGCTCGGCGTCTATCCGGATTCCGTTCGTATCCAACCCGAAAGCACGCCGGATCGAACTGCGCTTCCCCGACTCTACTGCAAATCCGTACCTGGCATTCGCTGCCATGTTGATGGCGGGTATCGACGGGATTCAGAACAAGATTCACCCAGGTGAAGCGGCCAGCAAAAACCTGTACGATCTGCCGCCAGAAGAAGAGAAGAACATTCCGGAAGTGGCGTTCTCACTGGACGAAGCGCTGGATGCACTGGAGAAGGATCGCGAGTTCCTCAAGCGTGGTGATGTGTTCTCCGATGATCTGATCGATGCCTACCTTGAACTCAAGCGTGGCGAAGTCCAGCGCTTGCGCATGTTGCCGCATCCGGTCGAATTCGAGATGTACTACAGCCTCTAA
- a CDS encoding TspO/MBR family protein — MSSFLVYAISFVLVILVAASGGRFRPDRWYAELKKPVGLPPNWVFPVVWISLYAMMAVAAAWVWLAEPSDLRTAGLIIYAAQLVFNAAWSWLFFGLHRTGLALIDLLVLITLVSINTWLFVQVDTWAGLLLVPYLIWLLIALYLNASVCWLNRRT, encoded by the coding sequence ATGTCTTCTTTTTTGGTTTATGCCATTAGCTTTGTACTCGTGATACTGGTGGCCGCCAGCGGTGGGCGTTTTCGGCCTGATCGATGGTATGCCGAGCTTAAAAAGCCGGTGGGCTTGCCGCCGAACTGGGTTTTTCCTGTTGTCTGGATTAGTTTGTACGCGATGATGGCAGTGGCCGCAGCATGGGTGTGGCTGGCCGAACCGTCTGATCTTCGCACAGCGGGTTTGATCATTTATGCCGCCCAACTCGTCTTTAATGCCGCGTGGTCGTGGTTGTTTTTCGGGCTGCACCGAACCGGGTTGGCCTTGATCGATCTTTTGGTTTTAATCACGCTCGTCAGTATAAACACCTGGCTTTTCGTTCAGGTCGATACCTGGGCCGGTCTGTTGCTTGTGCCTTATTTGATCTGGCTTTTGATCGCGCTGTATCTGAACGCGTCGGTTTGCTGGCTCAACCGACGGACGTAA